In the Elizabethkingia bruuniana genome, CTATTCCTGCTTCTTTAAAGGCTTTAGCCATGTGCCAGGCAACATTCCCTGAGCCTATTATTACTGTCGTCATACTACAAATATAGGTATAAGATTTTAGGATGTGGTCTTATTCTTCTGAAGATTCTTCTTTAGTAATTTTACGGATTCTGGCTCCCCAACAGCCTAATTGCTTTAGAATAGGAACCAGCTCCAACCCCATTTCAGTATATTCATACTCCACCCGTGGCGGAACTTCAGCATATACAGTTCTTTTGATAATACTGCTTTTTTCCAGTTCACGAAGTTGTGTGGTAAGCATTCGTTCGGTAATATTACAAATACTCTTGTGAAGTTCTCCAAAGCGCTTTTTTCCACCCTCTAACTGACACAAAATAAGAAGTTTCCACCGCCCTCCAATCTGTGAGATAGCATAAGGCGTATCACATTCTATAATGTATTGTTTATTTATATTATTGGTTGATGTTTCTTTTATTTTCCCCATTACTTACTTTTTTTACAGTAACATACAATTTAACGTACTATATGCAAATTTAGACGTATAAATCTAATTTTGAAAGAAAAATCAGAATGAAAAAAGCAGCTTATATAGGGTGCCTCACATTAATTGGAATTATTAGTACAGAGTTTGGAGTTATCAGTATACTTCCTCAGATCTCAGAATATTATGGAGTTTCTATAGATAAGGCCGGAAGTCTTTTGAGTATTTTTTCGATTACAATAGCAGTTACCGGATCTGTAATTACACTTCTTACCTCCGGATTTAATCGGAAAAAGATAATGTTAGTCGCGATGGTCTTATTTTTATTATCGGATATTTTATCGATTCTGGCTCCTCCATTTGGGGTTTTACTCATTGTTAGAATGTTGCCAGCCTTCCTGCAGCCTACCTGTATTGCTGCAGCTATTTATGCGGCAGTGGCTTTGGGAGACGAGAAATATAAGAATGAACTTATAGGAATAGTTATAAGCGGAATTGCTGTTGCTTCAGTAGTTACAGTTCCACTTTCAGGCTATGTATCAGGAGTTTTTCAGCAATGGCAGGCTGCCTATGTTTTACAGGCAATTATTAGCCTTCTTACTATTATTATTATTTATAAAATGCTGCCATCAGTTCCGGCACCTAAAGAAACAACCTCACTAAAGAAACAGTTGGTTATTCTTAAAGATCCCGTATTCCTACTAAGCATGGCTTTTAACTTGTTTCTTATAACTGCATGGTTCTGCACTTACAGTTATATTGCAGAATACCTCCAAAAAAGCCTGGCAATGGATGAAAAAACAACCAGCTATATGATCTTTTTATTTGGAGTAATGGGGGTTGCTTCTAATTGGGTTGCCAGAAAAATGCTTAACAGGAAAATGATGCCGGCAGTAGTATTGTTTTCTTTAGGAACGATTGTACTTCCTTTTTTATTGAATTTCAATACCAA is a window encoding:
- a CDS encoding winged helix-turn-helix transcriptional regulator is translated as MGKIKETSTNNINKQYIIECDTPYAISQIGGRWKLLILCQLEGGKKRFGELHKSICNITERMLTTQLRELEKSSIIKRTVYAEVPPRVEYEYTEMGLELVPILKQLGCWGARIRKITKEESSEE
- a CDS encoding MFS transporter, which encodes MKKAAYIGCLTLIGIISTEFGVISILPQISEYYGVSIDKAGSLLSIFSITIAVTGSVITLLTSGFNRKKIMLVAMVLFLLSDILSILAPPFGVLLIVRMLPAFLQPTCIAAAIYAAVALGDEKYKNELIGIVISGIAVASVVTVPLSGYVSGVFQQWQAAYVLQAIISLLTIIIIYKMLPSVPAPKETTSLKKQLVILKDPVFLLSMAFNLFLITAWFCTYSYIAEYLQKSLAMDEKTTSYMIFLFGVMGVASNWVARKMLNRKMMPAVVLFSLGTIVLPFLLNFNTNPVLTIGIISIWGFWYGPCVMIAVVYMVSNAPSYALEFANSLQNSTGNLGVALGTSIGGWIIVSKGISVTPWIGAAFGIISLLILAINSYLKKNREQNCNHKIQEAEFLTE